A single Pseudoxanthomonas sp. DNA region contains:
- the secB gene encoding protein-export chaperone SecB — translation MSDETTNGAVAPAAEAAGPAFTVEKIYVKDVSFEAPGAPAVFAENVQPELQLNLNQRVQRLGENAFEVVLGVTLTCKAGDKTAYVAEVQQAGIFGLIGLEPQAVDVLLGTQCPNILFPYVRQLVSDLVQAGGFPPFFLQPINFEALYAESLRQRANQGGDASLANSEPAGNA, via the coding sequence ATGTCCGACGAGACCACCAACGGCGCGGTTGCGCCTGCCGCCGAAGCCGCTGGCCCCGCTTTCACTGTCGAGAAGATCTACGTCAAGGACGTTTCCTTCGAAGCCCCGGGCGCGCCGGCCGTGTTCGCCGAGAACGTGCAGCCGGAACTGCAGCTCAACCTCAACCAGCGCGTGCAGCGCCTGGGCGAGAACGCGTTTGAAGTGGTGCTGGGCGTGACCCTGACCTGCAAGGCCGGCGACAAGACCGCTTACGTGGCGGAAGTGCAGCAGGCCGGCATCTTCGGCCTGATCGGGCTGGAGCCGCAGGCCGTCGACGTGCTGCTCGGCACGCAGTGCCCGAACATCCTGTTCCCGTACGTGCGCCAGCTGGTCAGCGACCTGGTGCAGGCCGGCGGCTTCCCGCCGTTCTTCCTGCAGCCGATCAACTTCGAAGCGCTGTACGCCGAGTCGCTGCGCCAGCGCGCCAACCAGGGTGGCGACGCCAGCCTGGCCAACTCGGAACCGGCCGGCAACGCCTGA
- a CDS encoding NAD(P)H-dependent glycerol-3-phosphate dehydrogenase yields the protein MSDPKSADVLKIAVLGAGSWGTALAALMARHGHQVTLWGRDPVVAAAIDGQHENTRYLPGIPLPDSLRATTDLAASLADADQVLVVVPSHAFTETLRKLAPLRPARAGVAWATKGFETGSGRFLHEVAEEVLGPDVPIAVVTGPSFAKEVALGLPTAVTVHGADPVFAQAVADVMHGPAFRAYTGDDMVGAELGGAMKNVLAVATGVADGMQLGLNARAGLITRGLNEMLRLSAAIGAKPETLMGLAGLGDLVLTCTGDLSRNRRLGLALGRGQSLQDAVRDIGQVVESVQTADEVMRQADRHGIDLPISSAVRAVLHGDLTPRDGLQHLLAREQKPEYPETLFK from the coding sequence ATGTCTGACCCGAAATCCGCCGATGTCCTGAAGATCGCGGTGCTGGGCGCCGGATCCTGGGGCACCGCCCTGGCCGCGCTGATGGCGCGGCACGGGCACCAGGTGACGTTGTGGGGTCGCGACCCGGTGGTCGCGGCCGCCATCGACGGCCAGCACGAAAACACCCGCTACCTGCCCGGCATCCCGTTGCCGGACAGCCTGCGCGCCACCACCGACCTGGCCGCATCGCTCGCCGATGCCGACCAGGTGCTGGTGGTCGTGCCGTCCCATGCCTTCACCGAAACCCTGCGCAAGCTCGCGCCGCTGCGCCCGGCCAGGGCCGGCGTGGCGTGGGCGACGAAAGGCTTCGAAACCGGCTCCGGCCGCTTCCTGCACGAGGTCGCCGAGGAAGTCCTCGGCCCCGACGTGCCGATCGCCGTGGTGACCGGCCCTTCCTTCGCCAAGGAAGTGGCGCTGGGGCTGCCCACCGCGGTGACCGTGCACGGCGCGGACCCGGTGTTCGCGCAGGCGGTGGCCGACGTGATGCATGGCCCGGCGTTCCGCGCCTACACGGGCGATGACATGGTCGGCGCCGAACTCGGTGGCGCCATGAAGAATGTGCTGGCCGTGGCCACCGGCGTGGCCGACGGCATGCAACTGGGCCTCAACGCCCGCGCCGGCCTGATCACGCGCGGACTCAACGAGATGCTGCGCCTGTCCGCCGCCATCGGTGCCAAGCCGGAGACCCTGATGGGCCTGGCCGGCCTGGGCGATCTGGTGCTGACCTGCACCGGCGACCTGTCGCGTAACCGCCGCCTGGGCCTTGCGCTCGGTCGCGGCCAGTCGCTGCAGGATGCGGTGCGCGACATCGGCCAGGTGGTCGAATCGGTGCAGACGGCTGACGAAGTCATGCGCCAGGCGGACCGCCACGGCATCGACCTGCCGATCTCCAGTGCCGTACGCGCCGTGCTGCACGGTGACCTGACCCCGCGCGATGGCTTGCAGCATCTGCTGGCCCGCGAACAGAAGCCGGAGTACCCCGAGACGCTGTTCAAGTAG